The following are from one region of the Rosettibacter firmus genome:
- the argC gene encoding N-acetyl-gamma-glutamyl-phosphate reductase, translating into MEKIKVSIVGASGYTGGELLRLLLFHPFVEIKQVTSESNTGKFVHKIHPNLRKSTTLKFNSINELEECDLLFLCLPHNSSQNKIDSFKKIAPRIIDLSADFRLKDPAEYEKWYGHKHARPDLLNEFVYGIPELHREEMKKSNYISSAGCNATASILGLYPLYKNGLVEEDRTVIEVKVGSSEGGNKVNEGSHHPERSGVVRSYMPTQHRHTAEILQELSFGKKIQIHFSATAIDIVRGLLATCHVFLKENLNEKDIWKIYREAYGNEPFIRIVKESEGIYRYPEPKLLIGTNYCDIGFKKDEFSNRLVVISAIDNLMKGAAGQALQAFNIMFGFDEKTGLEFPGLHPI; encoded by the coding sequence ATGGAAAAAATTAAAGTATCAATTGTAGGTGCTTCTGGCTATACTGGTGGTGAATTATTAAGATTACTCCTATTTCATCCTTTTGTTGAAATTAAACAAGTAACATCAGAAAGTAATACAGGCAAATTTGTTCACAAAATTCATCCTAATTTACGTAAATCAACAACTCTTAAATTTAATTCTATAAATGAACTTGAGGAATGTGATTTATTATTCCTTTGTCTACCTCATAATAGTTCTCAAAATAAAATTGATTCTTTCAAAAAAATTGCTCCAAGAATTATTGATTTAAGTGCAGATTTTAGATTAAAAGATCCTGCTGAATATGAAAAATGGTATGGTCATAAACATGCTCGCCCAGATTTATTAAATGAATTTGTTTATGGTATTCCTGAACTTCACCGCGAAGAAATGAAAAAATCTAATTATATCTCAAGTGCTGGATGTAATGCAACTGCAAGTATACTTGGTTTATATCCATTGTATAAAAATGGTTTGGTTGAAGAAGATAGAACAGTGATTGAAGTAAAAGTTGGTTCAAGTGAAGGTGGTAATAAAGTAAACGAAGGCTCTCATCATCCTGAAAGAAGTGGAGTTGTAAGATCATACATGCCAACTCAACATAGACATACAGCTGAAATTTTACAGGAGTTATCTTTTGGTAAAAAAATTCAGATTCATTTTTCTGCTACTGCAATTGATATTGTAAGAGGATTACTTGCAACATGCCACGTTTTTCTTAAAGAAAATTTAAATGAAAAAGATATCTGGAAAATTTATCGCGAAGCTTACGGTAATGAACCATTTATTCGTATTGTTAAAGAAAGTGAAGGAATTTATCGCTATCCTGAGCCCAAATTATTAATTGGTACTAATTATTGTGATATTGGATTTAAAAAAGATGAATTTTCAAATCGTTTAGTTGTAATAAGTGCTATTGATAATTTAATGAAGGGAGCTGCAGGACAGGCTTTACAGGCATTTAATATTATGTTTGGTTTTGATGAAAAAACTGGACTTGAATTTCCAGGTCTTCATCCAATTTAA
- the lysW gene encoding lysine biosynthesis protein LysW: MKAECPVCGAMIELKEGTIVGELLECPDCGTELEVVSLNPPTLKEAPQEEEDWGE, translated from the coding sequence ATGAAAGCAGAATGCCCTGTATGTGGTGCAATGATTGAATTAAAAGAAGGGACAATTGTTGGTGAGTTACTCGAATGTCCTGATTGTGGAACTGAACTTGAAGTTGTTTCTCTAAACCCGCCTACATTAAAAGAAGCACCTCAAGAAGAAGAAGATTGGGGAGAATAA
- a CDS encoding class II glutamine amidotransferase yields the protein MCRLLYVNSSEEFSVEEYLTKFAEISKRSKEYQGHGWGCAFLQNGNWKFYKNIKPIWEDNLNQFGKTKRLIAHARSAFRDEGIVVENNMPFYDDKYIFIFNGELRGVKIKEEGRIGAEKIFNYIKRFDKGNIKDAINKGTDIIKKKSSYVRAMNFIIADNNYAYVYSFFNEDPDYFTMHKKILDNTILVCSEKFIDEKDWQPIPNKSLMEFKCI from the coding sequence ATGTGTCGATTACTTTATGTAAATTCAAGTGAAGAATTTAGTGTAGAAGAATATCTTACAAAGTTTGCTGAAATTTCTAAAAGAAGTAAAGAATATCAGGGACACGGCTGGGGTTGTGCATTTTTACAAAATGGAAACTGGAAGTTTTATAAAAATATAAAACCAATATGGGAAGATAACTTAAATCAATTTGGTAAAACAAAAAGATTAATTGCTCATGCTCGCAGTGCTTTTAGAGATGAAGGCATTGTTGTAGAAAACAATATGCCATTCTATGATGATAAGTATATTTTTATTTTTAATGGCGAATTACGTGGTGTTAAAATAAAAGAAGAAGGAAGAATTGGTGCAGAAAAAATTTTTAATTATATAAAACGTTTTGATAAAGGAAATATAAAAGATGCAATTAATAAAGGAACTGATATAATTAAAAAGAAATCATCTTATGTAAGAGCAATGAATTTTATAATCGCAGATAATAATTATGCTTATGTTTATTCATTTTTCAATGAAGACCCTGATTATTTTACTATGCATAAAAAAATTCTGGATAATACAATTTTAGTCTGTTCAGAAAAATTTATAGATGAAAAAGACTGGCAACCAATACCAAATAAATCATTAATGGAGTTCAAATGTATTTGA
- the lysX gene encoding lysine biosynthesis protein LysX, with product MKIGLLHSLLRKDEKLLIDEFNAIKGVELVMIDDREITFTLGKDKFDIDVLVERCINHSRALHGLRLFEAAGVKCVNSYSVATICGDKLLTSIALAEHNVPQPEVRVAFTEESALKAIEEMGYPVVLKPAVGSWGRLLSKINDRDAAEAILEHKTILGSYHHSIFYIQKYVEKKGRDIRSFVVGDECIAAIYRNSPHWITNTARGGIATNCPVTDELRDISLRAAKAVGGGIVAIDIFETENGLMVNEVNYTMEYKNSIHTTGVNIPKKMVEYILRVAEEK from the coding sequence ATGAAAATAGGATTGCTTCATTCATTATTAAGAAAAGATGAAAAGTTATTAATCGATGAATTTAATGCAATAAAAGGTGTAGAATTAGTAATGATTGATGACCGTGAAATAACTTTCACACTCGGCAAAGATAAATTTGACATTGATGTTCTTGTAGAAAGATGCATCAATCATTCACGAGCACTTCATGGCTTGAGACTTTTTGAAGCAGCAGGTGTTAAATGTGTAAATTCATATAGTGTTGCAACTATTTGTGGTGATAAACTTTTAACTTCTATAGCCTTGGCAGAGCATAACGTCCCACAACCTGAAGTTAGAGTAGCTTTTACAGAAGAATCTGCTCTTAAGGCAATTGAAGAAATGGGTTATCCAGTAGTTCTTAAACCAGCTGTTGGATCATGGGGTAGATTACTATCCAAAATAAATGATCGTGATGCTGCAGAAGCTATACTTGAACATAAAACTATTCTTGGCTCTTATCATCATTCAATCTTTTATATTCAGAAATATGTTGAAAAGAAAGGTAGAGATATTCGTAGCTTTGTTGTTGGTGATGAATGCATTGCTGCAATTTATAGAAATTCTCCTCACTGGATAACAAACACTGCAAGAGGTGGAATTGCTACTAATTGTCCTGTTACTGATGAATTGCGAGATATTTCATTAAGAGCTGCTAAAGCTGTTGGTGGAGGTATTGTTGCTATCGATATTTTTGAAACAGAAAATGGATTGATGGTAAATGAAGTTAATTATACTATGGAATATAAAAATAGTATCCATACCACAGGTGTTAATATTCCTAAAAAAATGGTTGAATATATTTTGAGAGTTGCAGAGGAGAAGTAA
- a CDS encoding peptidylprolyl isomerase produces MKHLIKLSSNNLLILFFLFLFFYGCSKKEELPNEIVRINGNVLTEDDLKIALGEKANNAKLREQYINEWIEKEILFQKAIEEGITKDKEYNSILERTKKELAAAFLIEKILSENPISLTEDELRNYYESVVEDFRLVDDLYRINIIYFNNFDEAVKFRKILLESDWNKALNAFKGATSIISYETGNLYSGYQLQPVPLTRIISFMLPNEVSVVIEIEKNKYAVVQLIEKLEKGIIPPFEIVKEKVKEQFKTLKKKEFIQNYIQELISDYEIEIKRY; encoded by the coding sequence ATGAAGCACTTAATCAAGCTTTCAAGCAATAATCTGTTAATTCTTTTTTTTCTTTTTCTATTCTTTTATGGATGTTCAAAGAAAGAAGAATTACCGAACGAAATAGTTAGAATTAATGGTAATGTTCTTACTGAAGACGATTTAAAAATTGCTCTGGGAGAAAAAGCAAACAATGCGAAATTAAGAGAACAGTATATTAACGAATGGATAGAAAAAGAAATATTATTTCAAAAAGCAATAGAAGAAGGTATAACTAAAGATAAAGAATATAATTCAATACTCGAAAGAACTAAAAAGGAACTGGCTGCAGCATTTCTTATTGAGAAAATATTATCTGAAAACCCGATATCTTTAACAGAAGATGAACTGAGAAATTACTATGAATCTGTTGTAGAAGATTTTAGATTAGTTGACGATTTGTATCGTATAAATATTATCTATTTTAATAACTTCGATGAAGCAGTAAAATTTAGAAAAATTTTATTAGAAAGTGATTGGAATAAAGCCTTAAATGCATTTAAAGGTGCTACGTCAATAATCAGTTATGAAACAGGCAATTTGTATTCTGGATATCAATTGCAGCCTGTTCCATTAACAAGAATAATTTCATTTATGTTACCTAACGAAGTAAGTGTGGTTATTGAAATAGAAAAAAATAAATATGCTGTAGTTCAATTAATTGAAAAATTGGAAAAAGGAATTATACCTCCTTTCGAGATAGTTAAAGAAAAAGTAAAAGAACAATTTAAGACATTGAAGAAAAAAGAGTTTATACAGAATTATATTCAAGAATTAATTTCAGACTATGAAATTGAAATAAAAAGGTATTGA
- a CDS encoding peptidylprolyl isomerase, protein MRKIIIMIFICISINAQQVLDKIVAVVDKEIILKSELDFRASYEAAQRNIPAPDSAMLRNILMQMIEEKLLYAQAELDSIVVTDEQVKSQLDYQINYFIQQYGSQEKLEQIYGMPVEKIKRALREDTRKNIMAQMLQQKKFGEIQISRKEVEDFFELYKDSLGIVPEKYEIAHIFLNPKTGERARKKAIELANKLLDSLKKGADFSELAKKYSDDPGSASQGGDLGFVKRGVFYPEFEAAAFSLAPNQLSGIVESPVGFHIIQMLERRGESIHTRHILIKMKSDDESDLQAIEFLNDLRDSILSGKNTFEYYAKKYSDDKETAKFGGLLGTFEANQLDKSIMDQIYKMKEGDISFPKRMEIDRNNYGYHIFKLIKRIPQHRANLELDYDEIKKLAEYYKKQKLYKNWMNELKEKIYWEIRL, encoded by the coding sequence ATGAGAAAAATTATTATCATGATTTTTATCTGCATTTCAATTAATGCTCAACAGGTACTCGATAAAATTGTTGCAGTGGTTGATAAAGAAATAATTTTAAAATCTGAACTTGACTTTCGTGCATCATACGAAGCTGCACAAAGAAATATACCTGCACCAGATTCAGCTATGCTAAGAAATATTTTAATGCAAATGATAGAAGAAAAACTTTTGTATGCACAGGCAGAACTCGATTCTATTGTTGTTACTGATGAGCAGGTGAAAAGTCAACTTGATTATCAAATAAATTATTTTATACAACAATATGGTTCACAAGAAAAACTGGAACAGATTTATGGAATGCCAGTTGAAAAAATAAAACGAGCATTAAGAGAAGATACACGTAAAAATATAATGGCTCAAATGCTTCAACAAAAAAAGTTTGGAGAGATTCAGATATCTCGAAAAGAAGTTGAAGATTTCTTTGAATTGTATAAAGATTCACTTGGGATTGTTCCAGAGAAATATGAAATTGCACATATCTTTCTAAACCCCAAAACAGGTGAAAGAGCAAGAAAGAAGGCAATTGAACTTGCAAATAAATTACTGGATTCACTTAAAAAAGGGGCAGATTTTTCTGAACTTGCTAAAAAATATTCTGATGATCCCGGTAGCGCATCTCAGGGAGGTGATTTAGGTTTTGTTAAACGTGGTGTATTCTATCCAGAATTTGAAGCTGCAGCATTTTCTTTAGCTCCAAATCAATTATCTGGCATTGTTGAGTCTCCTGTTGGATTCCACATTATTCAAATGCTCGAAAGAAGAGGTGAATCGATTCATACCAGACATATCTTAATCAAAATGAAATCTGATGACGAATCTGACCTTCAAGCAATTGAATTCTTGAATGATTTGAGAGATAGTATACTTTCAGGCAAAAATACTTTTGAATATTATGCAAAGAAGTATAGTGATGATAAGGAAACAGCAAAGTTTGGGGGACTACTTGGAACTTTTGAAGCAAATCAACTTGATAAATCAATTATGGATCAGATTTATAAAATGAAAGAAGGAGATATTAGTTTTCCTAAACGTATGGAAATTGATAGAAATAATTATGGCTATCATATTTTTAAATTAATTAAAAGAATACCACAGCACAGAGCCAATCTTGAACTCGATTATGATGAAATTAAAAAGTTAGCAGAATATTATAAGAAACAAAAACTCTATAAAAACTGGATGAATGAATTAAAAGAAAAAATTTATTGGGAAATAAGATTATAA
- a CDS encoding AAA family ATPase, producing the protein MNKNISDIEIVEKLSHSFKEIKKEISKVIVGQDEIIDNLIVSLLSRGHCLLIGVPGLAKTLLIKTLAEVLDLKFSRIQFTPDLMPSDITGTEIIEEDAITKKRDFKFIKGPVFANIILADEINRTPPKTQSALLEAMQEHRVTAAGITYKLEEPFFVLATQNPIEQEGTYPLPEAQLDRFMFSLWLDYPSFDEEIKIIKQTTSDYKPELKKILSANDIIFFQDFIAKVPVADNVIEYAVKFVKSTRPADGTLKFIKDWISWGAGPRASQYLILAAKTKAVIDGRYTPSIEDVRNFLIPVLRHRLIPNFSAQAEGIDSVEIIEKLKSNIE; encoded by the coding sequence ATTAACAAAAATATAAGCGATATCGAAATTGTAGAAAAATTATCTCATTCTTTCAAAGAAATTAAAAAGGAAATCTCGAAGGTTATTGTTGGACAGGATGAAATAATTGATAACTTAATTGTAAGTCTGTTATCTAGAGGACACTGTCTATTAATTGGTGTACCTGGATTGGCTAAAACTCTTTTAATCAAAACACTTGCAGAAGTTCTCGACTTAAAGTTTAGCCGTATTCAATTTACACCTGATTTGATGCCAAGTGATATTACAGGTACAGAAATTATTGAAGAAGATGCAATTACTAAAAAGCGAGATTTTAAATTTATTAAAGGACCCGTCTTTGCAAATATCATATTGGCAGATGAGATTAATAGAACACCTCCTAAAACTCAATCTGCATTATTAGAAGCAATGCAGGAACACAGAGTAACAGCTGCCGGAATCACGTATAAACTTGAAGAACCATTTTTTGTTCTGGCAACTCAAAATCCTATTGAACAGGAAGGAACTTATCCTTTACCCGAAGCTCAACTGGATCGATTTATGTTCAGCCTCTGGCTTGACTATCCATCTTTTGACGAAGAGATAAAAATTATTAAACAAACTACAAGTGATTATAAACCTGAATTAAAAAAAATACTTAGTGCTAATGATATAATATTTTTCCAGGATTTTATTGCTAAAGTACCGGTTGCAGATAATGTAATTGAATATGCTGTGAAATTTGTTAAATCAACCAGACCCGCAGATGGAACTTTGAAATTTATTAAAGATTGGATAAGCTGGGGTGCAGGTCCACGTGCATCTCAATATTTAATACTCGCTGCAAAAACAAAAGCAGTAATTGATGGAAGATATACACCATCAATAGAAGATGTAAGAAATTTTCTAATTCCTGTTCTTCGCCATAGATTAATTCCTAATTTTTCTGCGCAAGCCGAAGGAATTGATTCAGTTGAAATTATTGAAAAACTAAAATCGAATATTGAATAA
- a CDS encoding [LysW]-aminoadipate kinase, translating into MYLIKIGGGKEINLKGIISDLASLNEKLIIVHGANALRDELAQKLNIQKKVVTSLSGYDSVLSNEETIDLMMMAYAGLKNKRIVELCQQNGINAVGLSGLDGKIIVGKRNSGIKVREGGKTLLLRDFSGKPKSVNKHLLNLLLENGYTPVLSVPLIDENNFAINSENDDIVALLQSEFKAEKIISLIEAPGFLLDKNDENSLVSKLSKEELEAMEQKVEGRMKRKILALRKLFENGNTTVIISDGRTEHPVLDALNGKGTIIS; encoded by the coding sequence ATGTATTTGATTAAAATTGGTGGAGGAAAAGAGATTAATCTGAAAGGAATTATATCCGATCTTGCATCTTTGAATGAAAAATTAATAATCGTTCATGGTGCAAATGCATTGAGAGATGAATTAGCACAAAAATTAAATATTCAGAAAAAAGTTGTAACATCGCTATCTGGTTACGATTCTGTATTGAGTAACGAAGAGACAATTGATTTAATGATGATGGCTTATGCTGGATTAAAAAATAAAAGGATCGTTGAATTATGTCAGCAAAATGGAATAAATGCTGTTGGACTATCTGGACTCGATGGAAAAATTATTGTTGGAAAAAGAAATAGTGGAATCAAAGTTCGTGAAGGTGGAAAAACTCTATTACTTCGCGATTTTTCTGGAAAACCTAAATCTGTAAATAAACATTTATTGAATTTGTTACTTGAAAATGGATATACACCAGTTTTAAGTGTCCCTTTAATAGATGAAAATAATTTTGCAATAAACTCAGAAAATGATGACATAGTTGCACTCTTACAAAGCGAATTTAAAGCAGAAAAAATTATTTCATTAATAGAAGCTCCAGGATTTTTACTCGATAAAAATGATGAAAATTCATTGGTATCTAAATTATCTAAAGAAGAACTTGAAGCTATGGAACAAAAAGTTGAAGGCAGAATGAAAAGAAAAATTCTGGCACTCAGAAAATTATTTGAAAATGGAAATACTACAGTCATTATATCTGATGGGCGAACCGAACATCCTGTTCTGGATGCTCTAAATGGAAAAGGAACAATTATTTCATAG
- a CDS encoding aspartate aminotransferase family protein, with protein MTDYKTLQQQYELEVYPMRDVVFVKGKDARLWDDQGNEYIDMAAGISVANVGHCNDKVVDAISKQASTLITCANTFYNDKRALFLEKLFSIAPKNLKKAFLTNSGTEAIEGAIKFARFTTKKTKFIAAMKGFHGRTMGALSATYKSEYREGFEPLVPGFTFVPYNNFEKLSEAVDDDTAGIILELVQGEGGINIGKKEYFQNVRKLCDEKGIILIIDEIQTGFCRTGKMFAIEHFDIEADIMTLAKSIAGGFPMGAVLCSDKIKIEKSKHGSTFGGNPLACAAGIAAIDFMLENKLWEQAEQKGNYFKEKLSKYPLSKVREIRQIGLMIGIELKEKSQPVIVELLKKGIVTLPGGTTVLRLLPPLVISYEDLDIAIERIAEVLN; from the coding sequence ATGACAGATTATAAAACGCTTCAGCAACAATATGAATTAGAAGTTTATCCAATGCGTGATGTTGTCTTTGTTAAAGGGAAAGATGCACGCTTATGGGATGATCAGGGGAATGAATATATTGATATGGCAGCAGGTATTAGTGTTGCTAATGTTGGTCACTGTAATGATAAAGTTGTTGATGCTATCTCTAAACAAGCATCTACACTTATTACATGTGCTAATACTTTTTATAATGATAAAAGGGCTTTATTCTTAGAAAAACTTTTTAGTATTGCACCAAAAAATTTGAAGAAAGCATTTCTAACAAATTCTGGTACTGAAGCAATAGAAGGTGCAATTAAGTTTGCAAGATTTACAACAAAGAAGACAAAATTCATAGCTGCAATGAAAGGTTTTCATGGACGCACTATGGGTGCTTTGAGTGCTACATACAAAAGTGAATATCGAGAAGGATTTGAACCATTAGTGCCAGGTTTTACTTTTGTACCTTATAATAATTTTGAAAAACTCTCTGAAGCTGTTGATGATGATACTGCAGGAATTATTCTTGAATTGGTGCAGGGCGAAGGTGGAATAAATATTGGCAAAAAAGAATATTTTCAAAATGTAAGAAAGTTATGTGATGAGAAAGGAATTATTTTAATTATTGATGAAATTCAAACAGGTTTTTGTAGAACAGGAAAAATGTTTGCAATAGAACATTTTGATATCGAAGCAGATATTATGACTCTTGCAAAGTCAATTGCAGGTGGATTTCCTATGGGTGCAGTTTTATGTTCAGATAAAATTAAAATAGAAAAAAGCAAACACGGTTCTACATTTGGAGGTAATCCATTAGCATGTGCTGCAGGAATTGCTGCAATAGATTTTATGCTCGAAAATAAATTATGGGAACAAGCTGAACAAAAGGGGAATTACTTTAAAGAAAAATTAAGTAAATATCCTTTATCAAAAGTTAGAGAAATTCGTCAGATAGGTTTAATGATTGGCATTGAACTTAAAGAAAAGTCGCAGCCTGTTATTGTTGAATTATTAAAAAAAGGTATTGTAACATTGCCTGGTGGTACTACAGTGTTAAGATTACTTCCACCTTTAGTTATAAGTTACGAAGATTTAGATATTGCAATTGAGAGAATAGCAGAGGTTCTCAATTAA
- a CDS encoding homocitrate synthase/isopropylmalate synthase family protein codes for MVWVLDSTLREGEQTPGVYFDKHIKLAIANLLDEIGVDIIEAGHPMVTPEIHAAVKAIAQKNFNAIVGAHSRSLKQDVDLALECGVKFIGVFYCVSDERLNNVFKKDLDEAIKQITDIIKYAKSQKPDLLIRYTPEDTVRSQFDNVVKASVAAVEAGADIISVADTTGFMIPGKRSMYDYISRLKEEFNKRNLNPKVAVHCHNDRGLALANALDAYRAGVDIIDATALGLGERAGIVDLAQLLVVLSVDFGENRWNLPKLIELYDLVSKHSGIPIPSNFPITGKNAFTHCAGVHTHAASINPMHYESLNPAVVGRERSFALDHMSGIASLRYALKLIGESELDETIQFDILQEVKSVGQRGRTVDLTELKHIVDAVKHHQTYKQD; via the coding sequence TTGGTCTGGGTATTAGATTCAACTTTAAGAGAAGGGGAACAAACCCCTGGGGTTTATTTTGATAAGCACATCAAGCTCGCTATAGCAAATCTTTTAGATGAGATTGGCGTTGATATTATCGAAGCCGGTCATCCCATGGTTACACCCGAAATTCATGCAGCTGTAAAAGCCATAGCACAGAAAAATTTTAATGCTATTGTTGGTGCTCATTCCAGATCCTTAAAACAAGATGTTGATCTTGCTCTTGAATGCGGGGTAAAGTTTATAGGTGTGTTTTATTGTGTTTCTGATGAAAGATTAAATAATGTCTTTAAAAAAGATTTGGATGAAGCAATTAAACAAATTACAGATATAATCAAATATGCAAAGTCTCAGAAGCCAGATTTATTAATTCGTTATACACCTGAAGATACTGTAAGATCGCAATTCGATAATGTTGTTAAAGCATCTGTAGCTGCTGTTGAAGCAGGTGCAGACATTATTAGTGTGGCAGACACAACTGGCTTTATGATACCCGGTAAGAGAAGTATGTATGATTATATATCAAGATTGAAAGAAGAATTTAATAAACGAAATTTAAATCCTAAAGTTGCTGTACATTGCCATAACGATAGAGGCTTAGCATTAGCAAATGCTCTTGATGCATATCGTGCTGGAGTAGATATTATTGATGCAACTGCTCTTGGTCTTGGTGAAAGAGCAGGTATTGTTGATCTTGCTCAACTATTAGTTGTTCTATCTGTGGATTTTGGGGAAAATAGATGGAATCTCCCTAAATTGATAGAACTCTATGATCTTGTAAGTAAACATTCTGGAATTCCAATCCCTTCTAATTTCCCGATTACTGGTAAGAATGCATTTACACATTGTGCTGGTGTACACACTCATGCTGCTTCTATTAATCCAATGCATTATGAAAGCTTGAACCCTGCAGTCGTAGGAAGAGAAAGAAGTTTTGCTTTAGATCATATGTCTGGTATTGCATCTTTAAGGTATGCTCTGAAATTGATTGGTGAATCAGAACTCGATGAAACAATTCAGTTTGATATTTTGCAGGAAGTAAAATCCGTTGGTCAACGTGGACGAACTGTTGATCTTACCGAGCTTAAACACATCGTCGATGCTGTTAAACATCATCAAACCTATAAACAAGACTGA